One part of the Candidatus Sericytochromatia bacterium genome encodes these proteins:
- a CDS encoding TolC family protein produces MRPWQSLLIFGLCLGTLAPTRLALAAPADLSLPAALERAVQHNPGVVQAQARLEQARLDQESQGWWWARAIRASLNLTNNMAGSAAVTPEGTLLPNAALGVNLNVGDLLTAPQSNQRSAAAVRIAEADYRRTVLDVVNQVSAAHQELLMARRQVLLAQAAVETAELEARLAARELSRGQGAVQQLANARLNARRLRHEVASAQQQVAMRWSQLVTLVGDPSLVELPRSLDAFPSARGTR; encoded by the coding sequence GTGAGACCCTGGCAATCGCTTCTCATCTTCGGCCTGTGCCTGGGCACGCTGGCGCCAACCCGCCTGGCCCTGGCCGCGCCCGCCGACCTCAGTCTGCCGGCGGCGCTCGAACGCGCCGTGCAACACAACCCCGGCGTGGTGCAAGCCCAGGCGCGCCTCGAACAGGCTCGGCTGGACCAGGAAAGCCAGGGATGGTGGTGGGCGCGCGCGATTCGCGCCAGCCTCAACCTGACCAACAACATGGCCGGCAGCGCCGCCGTGACGCCGGAAGGCACCCTGCTGCCGAACGCCGCGCTGGGCGTCAACCTGAACGTCGGCGACCTGCTCACGGCGCCCCAGAGCAACCAGCGCAGTGCGGCTGCCGTGCGCATCGCCGAGGCCGATTACCGCCGCACGGTGCTGGACGTGGTCAACCAGGTCAGCGCGGCCCACCAGGAGTTGCTCATGGCCCGCCGCCAGGTGCTGCTGGCGCAAGCCGCGGTCGAGACGGCCGAACTGGAAGCCCGCCTGGCCGCGCGCGAACTGTCCCGCGGCCAGGGGGCCGTCCAGCAGCTGGCCAACGCCCGCCTGAACGCCCGACGGCTGCGCCACGAGGTCGCGAGCGCCCAGCAACAGGTGGCCATGCGCTGGTCCCAGCTGGTCACGCTGGTGGGCGACCCGAGTCTGGTCGAATTACCCCGCAGTTTGGACGCCTTTCCGAGCGCACGAGGCACCCGATGA
- a CDS encoding sugar transferase: MQAILTALRSRTTLGPLGETQPAALLPLLGRPLLLGTARWLAASGCGRIDVVLRERPAALAEHLDEATRRLGLRMHLENGRTGNDPGWRRQLGEPASDVLLCPGSLVSQARLDALHDLHQQTGSALTVGLRAPEVSGLSGRWCLDASGRLRETPDARADGLALAGLFLCRADGLTELLADGWEPDEDSLRRAIARGLPVHGVRLDGWLADAREPGGYMAALQAALAGNLVHHQPLAEARTPGIWIAPGARVHPSARLQAPCFIGPGVQVEADAVIGPGTSLEAGCRVERGAELRDTSVFPHTRVGLGTRWEQRWLFPHGELEWQTTPVRARASDDERVLGASWQTPWGERWHGWLDQALAAGLIVASAPLWLLIILAIKLDSPGPAFFTQLRTGQDRRPYRPGQRQGEVFTCFKFRTMRLDAEQQVAALRARNQYRGGTFFKLEQDPRITRVGHFLRRTSLDELPQLLNVLWGDMRLVGNRPLPLYEAAALQEDWQRTRFLAPAGITGLWQISGRSDLSEKERLALDAYYSVTRNFRGDWAILLRTIPALLRRRGAR, from the coding sequence GTGCAAGCCATTCTGACCGCCCTGCGCAGCCGGACGACGCTCGGCCCTCTGGGCGAAACCCAGCCGGCCGCCCTGTTGCCTCTGTTGGGGCGCCCCTTGTTGCTGGGCACGGCCCGCTGGCTCGCGGCCAGTGGGTGCGGACGCATCGATGTCGTGCTGCGCGAACGCCCCGCGGCGCTGGCCGAACACCTGGATGAGGCGACTCGCCGCCTCGGCCTGCGCATGCATCTGGAGAACGGCCGAACGGGCAATGACCCCGGCTGGCGTCGCCAGCTGGGCGAACCGGCCTCGGACGTGCTGCTGTGCCCGGGCAGCCTGGTCAGCCAGGCCCGTCTCGACGCGCTGCACGACCTTCACCAGCAGACCGGCAGCGCCCTGACGGTGGGCCTGCGGGCCCCCGAGGTCAGCGGCCTGAGCGGGCGTTGGTGCCTGGATGCGAGCGGACGCCTGCGGGAAACGCCCGATGCCCGCGCTGACGGCCTGGCCCTGGCTGGCCTCTTCCTGTGCCGCGCGGACGGACTCACCGAGCTGCTGGCCGATGGCTGGGAGCCCGATGAGGACAGCCTGCGTCGGGCGATCGCCCGCGGCCTGCCGGTCCACGGCGTGCGCCTCGACGGCTGGCTGGCCGACGCCCGCGAACCGGGCGGCTACATGGCCGCCCTGCAGGCCGCCCTGGCCGGCAATCTCGTGCATCATCAGCCCCTGGCCGAGGCCCGCACCCCCGGCATCTGGATCGCCCCCGGCGCCCGGGTGCATCCCAGTGCCCGCTTGCAGGCGCCCTGCTTCATCGGGCCGGGCGTCCAGGTCGAAGCGGACGCCGTGATCGGCCCCGGCACGAGCCTGGAGGCCGGCTGCCGGGTCGAGCGGGGGGCTGAACTGCGCGACACCAGCGTGTTTCCCCACACGCGCGTCGGGCTTGGCACCCGCTGGGAGCAACGCTGGCTGTTTCCCCACGGGGAGCTGGAATGGCAGACCACGCCCGTCCGGGCGCGTGCCAGCGATGACGAACGGGTGCTCGGGGCTTCCTGGCAGACGCCCTGGGGCGAACGCTGGCACGGCTGGCTCGACCAGGCCCTGGCGGCCGGCCTGATCGTGGCCAGCGCACCGCTCTGGCTGCTGATCATCCTGGCGATCAAGCTGGACTCTCCGGGGCCGGCTTTCTTCACCCAGCTGCGCACCGGTCAGGACCGCCGCCCCTATCGGCCCGGCCAGCGACAGGGCGAGGTCTTCACCTGCTTCAAGTTCCGCACCATGCGCCTGGATGCGGAACAGCAGGTGGCCGCCCTGCGAGCGCGCAACCAGTACCGCGGCGGAACCTTCTTCAAGCTGGAACAGGATCCGCGCATCACCCGCGTGGGCCATTTCCTGCGCCGCACCAGCCTGGATGAGCTGCCCCAGCTGCTGAACGTGCTGTGGGGCGACATGCGCCTGGTCGGCAATCGGCCCTTGCCGCTCTACGAAGCGGCGGCCCTGCAGGAAGACTGGCAGCGCACGCGCTTCCTGGCCCCGGCCGGCATCACGGGCCTGTGGCAGATCAGCGGGCGCAGTGACCTGTCGGAAAAGGAACGTCTGGCCCTGGATGCCTACTACAGCGTGACGCGGAACTTCCGGGGCGACTGGGCGATCCTGCTGCGCACCATCCCGGCCCTGCTGCGTCGCCGCGGGGCGCGCTGA
- a CDS encoding STAS domain-containing protein, which produces MQFVGSSAGVLQHPGSKTGLGPRKGWPSLRFMPPQASRLARLEWPLPGLRLSGPLDRKLAEALKAAARELTAQRVSQWQLDLAAVTRWDAEGVAALVHALDLAELNGQGLVLVSPPPALRRVFEQAQLHRLFAIVENIDPA; this is translated from the coding sequence ATGCAGTTTGTCGGCAGCTCAGCCGGCGTGCTCCAGCACCCGGGAAGCAAGACCGGACTCGGCCCACGTAAAGGCTGGCCAAGCCTGCGTTTTATGCCCCCTCAGGCGAGCCGCCTGGCGCGCCTCGAATGGCCCCTGCCAGGCCTGCGCCTGAGCGGCCCGCTGGATCGCAAGCTGGCCGAGGCGCTCAAAGCGGCCGCCCGCGAACTGACCGCCCAGCGCGTCAGTCAGTGGCAGCTCGACCTGGCGGCCGTCACGCGCTGGGACGCAGAAGGCGTGGCGGCTCTGGTCCACGCGCTGGACCTGGCGGAACTGAACGGGCAGGGCCTGGTGCTGGTATCGCCGCCCCCCGCCCTGCGACGCGTCTTCGAGCAGGCGCAGTTGCACCGGCTCTTCGCGATCGTGGAAAACATCGACCCAGCCTGA
- a CDS encoding DnaJ domain-containing protein: MQESPLAAVRARGHQPRPWYVMETQPDYYEQLQVHPKASLAVIKRAYRTLMLELGHHPDRGGNPDQAKRITEAYEVLSDPVRRAAYDQQCNALRARAVKDDGALVVLCPACGTKNRVHHEGVLQVARCSRCAQSLARLPQAAAPPVDASWPSWLRPAAGPRTQGPRSATVLVVGLCGLLVSLGAAAWALRDGPLWPASPPFAGNGGADGLPLEDLRWWLGKAWGQDPAEVRLHEKLGETFLLERRYREARVHFSMASRLQPDNAHLKAREARAALLDGRLTESEWLYKAALRLDPQLVPALVDLGHLHAARKRDEEALDYFARAHQLQPRAELAAQMGVLLRRQGRPGAAMERFQAALGLDPHHRTSLLQLAELHAARGEWNQALHHSLAASRLQHDDVALHAQLADLYAHVGQVWKARAEWHTCLKLAKDDPMLAARARQALQRLDTPGFNTR, translated from the coding sequence ATGCAGGAGTCGCCACTTGCCGCCGTGCGTGCGCGCGGCCATCAGCCCCGCCCCTGGTACGTGATGGAAACCCAGCCGGACTATTACGAACAGCTTCAGGTGCATCCCAAAGCCAGCTTGGCCGTGATCAAGCGGGCTTACCGCACGTTGATGCTGGAGCTCGGGCACCACCCCGACCGCGGCGGCAACCCCGACCAGGCCAAGCGCATCACCGAGGCGTACGAGGTCTTGAGTGACCCGGTCCGCCGGGCCGCCTACGACCAGCAGTGCAACGCTCTGCGGGCCCGTGCCGTCAAGGACGATGGCGCTCTGGTGGTGCTGTGTCCCGCCTGCGGGACGAAAAACCGCGTCCATCACGAGGGCGTGCTGCAGGTGGCGCGCTGCAGCCGATGTGCGCAGAGTCTGGCGCGCCTGCCTCAGGCGGCGGCGCCGCCGGTCGATGCGAGCTGGCCCAGCTGGTTGCGACCGGCCGCGGGACCTCGCACCCAGGGACCGCGTTCGGCGACGGTCCTGGTGGTGGGTTTGTGCGGTTTGCTGGTCAGCCTCGGGGCGGCGGCCTGGGCCCTTCGGGACGGCCCATTGTGGCCCGCCAGTCCGCCGTTCGCGGGGAATGGGGGCGCGGATGGGCTGCCGCTCGAGGACCTCCGCTGGTGGTTGGGGAAGGCCTGGGGGCAGGACCCGGCCGAGGTTCGCTTGCACGAAAAGCTGGGTGAAACCTTCTTGCTGGAGCGGCGCTACCGCGAGGCCCGCGTCCATTTCTCGATGGCGTCCCGCCTGCAGCCCGACAACGCCCATCTCAAGGCCCGCGAGGCCCGGGCCGCCTTGCTGGATGGGCGGCTCACCGAGAGTGAATGGCTCTACAAGGCAGCCTTGCGACTCGACCCGCAGTTGGTTCCGGCTCTGGTCGATCTGGGCCACCTGCACGCCGCGCGCAAACGCGATGAGGAAGCGCTGGATTACTTCGCTCGCGCCCACCAGCTTCAGCCGCGGGCTGAACTGGCCGCTCAGATGGGCGTGCTGTTGCGTCGTCAGGGGCGCCCCGGAGCGGCCATGGAACGATTTCAGGCCGCACTGGGGCTTGACCCGCACCACCGCACCAGCCTGCTCCAGCTGGCGGAACTTCACGCCGCCCGGGGGGAATGGAATCAGGCCTTGCATCACTCCCTGGCCGCCAGCCGGCTCCAGCACGACGATGTGGCCCTGCACGCCCAGCTGGCCGACCTGTACGCGCACGTGGGGCAGGTCTGGAAAGCGCGGGCCGAATGGCACACCTGTTTGAAGCTGGCCAAGGACGACCCGATGCTGGCGGCGCGCGCGCGCCAGGCCCTCCAACGCCTGGATACGCCTGGATTTAACACGCGCTGA